The genomic window TACATGATCGGGAAGTTTTTCAGGATCGATACGCCGCAAAGCTTATTTTATGCTTTTGCGCTTTCGCAGGTGGGGGAATTTGCTTTTGTACTGACCAATTACGCTTCCAGTCTTTATCTGCTGAATTCTGAACTCAATGCGCAAATGATGGCCGTAACGGCCATTACAATGTGCATTACCCCTTTTCTGATCATCATCAATGATAAATTTATCACACCGAGATTCATTAAGGAAATACCTGATGCTGAAAATGACTTTAATATCCTGGATGGAAATATCCGGCAGAAGAAAATTATTATTGTCGGTTTCGGGCATTTCGGAAGTACGGTCGGCCGGCTTTTGAAGGCCAATAAAGTTTCATCAACGATCCTGGACCGGGATTCGGACCGGGTAAAGCTGCTGAGAAGCTACGGATTCAAAGTATATTACGGAGATGCTACGAAAATCCCGACCCTTCGTGCTGCAGGCATTGAAGATGCCGAAATTCTGGTCCTTTGCCTGGACGATCCGGAAGACAATAAATTTATCGCCAATGTCGTAAGGGAAAATTACCCCAACGTAAAAATCTTCGTCCGAGCCAAGAACAGGATTGATTCTTATGAATATTTAAACAGCGGCATCAATAACATTTATCGTGAAACATTGGGAACAGCCGTAGACATGGCTGTGGATGTCCTACACGAAACCGGTATGCGGAAATATGCCGCCCGCCGTCTCGGGCAGAGGTTTATGGCTATTGATAAGGCCTCTATTCGAAAGCTGGCGAAATCGGAAGATGATGACGAAATCCATCTTTTTACCACAAAAGAAATCCTCCAACGAGAGGAGGAATTACTGGCTTATGATAATCTGAATTTCGACAATCAGCAATGGGAAGATTCTTCCATGGATGAAGAAGAAGAAAATGAAAGCTGATTACTGAATGCTTACACTTCCGCCACTGCTCTCTTCTTTTTTGATTTTGGTTACATTTCCTTTTTTATAAATGCTGATACTTCCGCCGGAAGAGGCTTCTGCCTGGATAGAGGAAGATGCGCTGATGTCTACGCTTGCTCCGCTGGAAGATTCTGCTTTCAGATTTTGTACCAGTACATCTTTTGCAGAAATACTACTTCCCGAAGAGGCATTTACTTCAGCATTTTTGGATTTTCCGGATAAATCGATGCTTGCCCCTGATGAAGCATCCACATCGAGATCCACCGCCCAGATTTTACCGTCGAAACTTCCGCTGCTGTCGATAGAAATATCAAAATCATTGGCTTCCAGATCGCCGGAAACAGCTGCAGAGCTTGATACTTCCACTTCCATTTTATCCTGTACAAATCGGTCTCTAACGGTAATCTTAGCTGCAGAATTGGCATTGAGCTTCGAGAAATCTTTGGTATAAATTTTTGCGGAAACATTATGGCTGTTCATTACCCTAATCCCCGGCTTGTAATGAATATGAAGTTCACCGCCGTTGTTATCCACCAAAACCTCATCTATAATATTTTCGGGAGCGGAGATCACCACTTTTTCCACATCCGATTTGATAACTTCTGCATCTATGGCCTGGGAAACTTCAATTTCATCAAAATCTCCTGTCACAGTTCTTTCTCTCATGGGCCCGTTGTCTTTGCTGACCACTTTCTCCACCCAATTGCTTTTTTCATTCTCACGGCTGTTTCTGTCGTGCTTTTCACATGAGGCCAGCAATAAAAAGGCTGAAAAAATAAAAATAGTTTGCGATTTCATGTTTACTGATTTATTTGATTAATGTGTTATTATTTAGTAACAACTAAGGTATAAAAAATATTACATCGGTTTGAATAATTATATAATCACGATCATAACCAAGATTTTTTAGATGGATTGTTTCTATAAAGCGCAAAACAAAATACGCTAAAAATCAATTATTTATACCATATTTTATTTTTCAATGGTATAAGGATTGAACTAAAAAGCCTATCACCAAAAAAATAAAATATTATGATTTCATCAAAAACACATGCTGTGCTGGATTATGTGGTCGGCATCCTGCTGATCGCTGCTCCGTGGCTTTTTGGATTTGCCGATAATACCGCAGCTACTACCGTTCCTGTATTATTAGGAGCTTCAACGCTGGTCTATAGCCTCTTCACAGACTATGAATACGGCCTGGCCAAAATGCTGCCGTACAAGGCACATCTTACAATTGACTTTATTGCCGGAACACTCCTTCTGGTTTCACCGTGGCTGTTCGGTTTCAGCGACCGGGTTTATCTGCCTCACGTTATTTTGGGAGCTTTTGAACTATTGGCCGTTATGATGTCCAGAAAATCAACTTCTCTGGTTCACAGACCCAAACAGATCTGACAAAATTTTTACCCTGCAACATCAGATAAGGCTTCCTGGATTTCAGGAGCCTTATTTTTTATTCCTGTATGATCTTTCTTTATTAATAATTTAAGTTTTAATATCTTTATGGTTTATTAATAAATAATTTATGAAGAAGATTTCATCGGTATTATTAATTTCTGCATTAGCATTTAATCAATCTTGTACAACAATGAAAAACACCGATACCAGCAAAGAAATTCCGGTGCCTGACGCATCGCTTTCCTCCAATCCTTTGATGAGGAAAAGCAAACTTCAGTATGAAGCCCCGGAATTTGATAAAATTAAAAACGAACATTTTAAACCGGCTTTTGATTTCGGATTAAAGCAGCACGACGCCGAGATTTTACAGATCGCAAACAACCCGCAGGCCCCTACTTTTGAAAATACAATCGTAGCCCTGGAAAAAAGCGGCGAAGTGCTGAGAAGAGCAATGATCGTGTTCTCTAATCTTACCAGTGCCAATACCAACCCTACTTTACAGGCGCTGGATGAGGAATATGCTCCGGTTTTTGCAGCCCATTCCGATAAAATGTACCTGAATGAGAACCTGTATAAAAGAATCAAAGCCATTTCTGAAAACGGTCTGGACGCGGAAAGCAAAAGGCTGTTGCAATTTTACAGACAGAATTTCGAGATTGCCGGAGCCAATCTTTCGGCGGCAGATAAGGAAAAATTAAAGCAGATCAATCAGGAACTGGCTTCCCTATCCACCCAATATTCCAATAAATTACTCGAGGCCAGAAAGCAGGGCGGTGTGTTCTTTGCCGATGCCAAGGAACTGGACGGACTTTCGGCCGATGAAATTGCAGCCGCAGCAAGTGATGCCAAAAACGCGGGAAAACCGGGGCAGTATCTGTTAGCCTTACAGAATACCACCCAACAGCCGCTTTTACAAAATCTGAAAAACAGAGCTACCCGGGAAAAGCTGTTCAAAGCATCCTGGATGAGAGCGGAGAAAGGTGATGCCAACGATACCCGGGCCACCATTGAAAAACTGGCAAAATTAAGATTAAAAAAAGCACAGGTCTTAGGCAAAAAAAGTTTTGCCGAATGGAAGCTGCAGGACCAGATGGCCAAAACTCCGGAGGCCGCTACCAAACTTATGAACCAGATTGCCACCCCGGCTGTGGAAACCGCAAGACGTGAGGCGAAAGACATCCAGGACCTGATCGATCAGCAAAAAGGCGGTTTCAAATTAGAGCCGTGGGATTGGAATTTCTACGCCGAACAGGTAAGAAAAGCTAAATTCGACCTGGATGAAAGCCAGATCAAACCGTATTTTGAAATTACTACTGTTCTTGAAAAAGGAGTTTTCTTTGCCGCTGAAAAATTCTACGGACTAACGTTCAAAAAAAGAATGGATCTTCCGGTTTACCATCCAGATGTCGTAACCTACGAAGTTTTCGATCACGACGGAAAATCGTTGGCGATTTACTACCTGGATTTTTACACCCGGGATTCTAAAAACGGCGGAGCGTGGATGAGCAACTTTGTAGAGCAGTCGTATTTATTGGGAACAAAACCGGTGATCGTAAATTGCTACAATTACCAGAAGCCGGCTCCCGGCAAGCCTTCCCTGATCAGCTACGATGATGTTTCCACGATTTTCCATGAATTCGGGCATTCCATTCACGGAATGTTTGCCAGCCAGAAATATCCTTCCCTTTCAGGAACCAATGTACCGCGGGATTTTGTGGAGTTTCCTTCACAGATTAATGAACATTGGGCTTTGGACCCGGTAGTTCTGAAAAACTATGCCTTGCATTATGAGACCAAACAACCGATTCCACAAGCTTTGGTGGATAAGATCAAAAAAGCAGCGACTTTTAATCAGGGGTATATGACTACCGAACTGGTTTCTGCTGCCGAATTGGATATGGACTGGCATACGGTAACCGATGACAGCCAGTTGATTCCTGTATTGGATTTTGAAAAACAATCCTTGGCAAAACACGGATTTACATTGGCGACTGTTCCGCCGAGATACCATACGCCTTATTTTGCACACATCTGGGGAGGGCGGGTACTCTGCCGGATATTACGCTTATCTGTGGTCTGAGACTTTGGATAATGATGCCTGGGAATGGATCGAAGAAAACGGAGGATTGACCAGAGAAAACGGAGACCGCTTTAGAAAATACATTCTTTCGGTAGGAAATTCCGTAGACCTGAATCAGGCATTCAGGGATTTCACAGGACATGATCCTGATATCAAACCTTTACTGAGAAACAGAGGTTTTATTAAATAATTTTGAAAAGCATTCATTTCTGGATGCTTTTTTTAATTAGTATTTAATTGTAAAATAAATATATTTGGTAAACTAATTTTTAACCTAAAAATCTTCAATACATGAATTGTTTAACCCTTTTAAGCCTTTCCTGGCAGCATATATTAATTATCTTAATTTTATCCCTTCTTATTTCATTCCCACGTTTGTTGCTTTCAGTAGAAAAAAAGCAAATACCGGAGCCATCTTCGCATTAAATTTATTTCTGGGTTGGGCACTGGTCGGCTGGGTAGGAGCATTGATCTGGGCGTTATCCAACGAAAAAAGTAATCAGCAGACAACGACTGAAAGTAATATCGATCAACTGACCAAATTAAAAATGCTTCATGATCAGGGTGTAATTACCGATGAAGAATTTGAAATTCAAAAAAATAAATTAT from Chryseobacterium sp. SORGH_AS_0447 includes these protein-coding regions:
- a CDS encoding SPW repeat protein — encoded protein: MISSKTHAVLDYVVGILLIAAPWLFGFADNTAATTVPVLLGASTLVYSLFTDYEYGLAKMLPYKAHLTIDFIAGTLLLVSPWLFGFSDRVYLPHVILGAFELLAVMMSRKSTSLVHRPKQI
- a CDS encoding head GIN domain-containing protein, whose protein sequence is MKSQTIFIFSAFLLLASCEKHDRNSRENEKSNWVEKVVSKDNGPMRERTVTGDFDEIEVSQAIDAEVIKSDVEKVVISAPENIIDEVLVDNNGGELHIHYKPGIRVMNSHNVSAKIYTKDFSKLNANSAAKITVRDRFVQDKMEVEVSSSAAVSGDLEANDFDISIDSSGSFDGKIWAVDLDVDASSGASIDLSGKSKNAEVNASSGSSISAKDVLVQNLKAESSSGASVDISASSSIQAEASSGGSISIYKKGNVTKIKKEESSGGSVSIQ
- a CDS encoding superinfection immunity protein, giving the protein MFNPFKPFLAAYINYLNFIPSYFIPTFVAFSRKKANTGAIFALNLFLGWALVGWVGALIWALSNEKSNQQTTTESNIDQLTKLKMLHDQGVITDEEFEIQKNKLLR